The genomic stretch CCATTTCAAAAATACacaatcataaagaaaaaaaactagctTACCCAAACCTAGGAACCATCTCcaatttccttttgcttttatcCATTTAAAGAGGCTTGGCTTTCTTACATCTCAGAACAAGCCAATTTCAAACAGTATTCAAAAGCATGCTGAAAAACACCACTTACTTTCTCAGCTTGATCCCATACTTCGATATCTCCAAGGAATTTTTCCGGGCGAGTAGAAAGgtttagtttaaaagaaaatccaaatatgCTATATACTGTACGTAGAAAATCCAAACAaccttttatttcatcttcaatcttcaaattaaaaaacaaaaaaagaaacagtagtTATTTTCCTTGACTTTCTTGACACttctttctaagtattttattccccAGGGTCTTATACCTGCTCCATGGCACAGAATATGTGAGCATCATCCTGTTGGAATCTTCGTACCCGGGTGAGTCCTGTGAGTGCTCCAGACAGCTCGTTCCTATGAAGTACCCCAAAATCAGCTAGCCGCAGAGGCAGTTCTCGCCAGGACCTTGGCCGATGATCAAACATAAGGctgaagtgaaaaagaaaagtccACGGATACTTAAGAATAAACTGCTTCTGTAATGCTATATTTAATTACATGAAAGGTTGTCAAAAAGCCACTGATTCTAGCTGTCCATCCAAGCAACATTTCTCAAATTCTGGGCTTCATACAGCAGTAAAAGCACTTGCATGAATAAAATAGCAAATAAGTTATAATTCAATGAACCACAGTGAAGAATTAAAAAACGTATTCCAACAACTGAAGAATCTGGGAAAATTAAGAATGAACTTGGTTGGTCCCTTGGCCTATAATATAGCTTCTTCACAAAGATTCTACTCTCacctcctctgccctccaggcCTGGCTAGTAGGAGCTGCGGACACTGAGCTACCTGTATCCATAGCTCTCCTGTGTCTTCCCTTAAGCTGTTCTTCACCCAACTTTCAAAGATAGAAAGCAGAGTGGCCTCATGACAAGGAATATTTTCCAAGAATGCTGAGTCATTAGCAGGTTTTGACAGAACAGGtttctttaaaacaacaacacacTAGGTAATTTGTTATACCCCCATATTCCATCTTCCTGTTTTATATTCTGCCTTGGTCATTGCTATGATCCCAGTACCATTACTGAATGCCCACAGATCTGGAgatctggctgggcatagtggctcatgcctataatctcagtgctttggcaagccaaggtggaaggacagctcgaggccaggagtttgagaccaggctaagcaacatggcaagacctcatccctacagaaataaaatttaaaaaattagctgggcatggtggcgtatgcctgcagtcccagctgcagtgagctatgatcgcacacCTGCACTCCAGTTGGAagacctcttaaaaaaaaaaagatctggggATCTAATCAGGCACAGAAGATATAATACAACAATGATGTTGCATTTATATGTTCTTCTGAtcacataatttgtttttaatgaaaatattgttaAAGGAGGGAAGAACCCAGGATGAATTGTAGCATGTGAAAATCTTCAGTAGAAATTCAAAGCTGCCAAATACCAGTGTCCTGGGCAGTTCATGGGTTTCAGAGCAAACAGCTCCTTCTCCACCTCAAAGGAGAACATGTTATCGCTGTAGTGCTGCCAGTGGCCTGAGGTCATCCAGAGTCGGCTGTTGAAGATGTTTGGGGTGACCACCTCCTGGAATCCTCTTTTCCTATATTCACTCTGAtagaaaatgaacagaaacaTGTGTAGGCAAATAAATGCTCATACTTCAAATGCTCATACTTCAAAAACTTAAAGAGCAATTTTATACTCTCTCATGAAAAAGATGGACACATGCCATGTTTCAGAAATCCCACTTCTAATTATATACCGAAGAGAAAACTCCTGGCACATGTACATAAGGAAGCTTATAAAAGCGATGCTACTGCAGCATGGCTGATAATAAGGGACAATTATACATCAGCACCCATCAATACAGGGATGAGTGCATTATGGTAGTTATATAACAAAACAATATGTAGCAAGTGAAAATAAACTGGATTTgtatgtctctaaaaataaatcacaaggcAGTCTGATACACAATGAGGCTTCCTATATgtaacacataaatacataaataatttaagGGTACAAATACATGGGCTAGATGTAAATCACATGGACAAAAAGAATCCATGCCAACTTCAAAACAGTAGCTTCTTCTAGAAAACTGGTATATGATATACcagtatatggatatatatatatatcagtatatGGAGGTATATGGATCAAAACTGGGTCCTAAAGACAGGCTTTTTaaacaattaactttttttttaatatcgtGAATGAAAAAATCTCAAGCAAATATAGCTCAatgtgaatatttgttaaatttggGTAGTAAGTACAAGATATTGGATATACTATTCTCTATAAACTTACACTTATAACATTTcataatctacaaagaaaaaaggcAATGTAAAAACcgttttttcaaagaaaatacaaatgaatgaTCAAAATCAAAGAGGGCACAGAGCTCCTATGTCAAGGACCACAGGTCCCCCTTCAAGCTCACCAGTTTCTATGTGTATATGGGCAAAATCAACTACTAGGGATGATTTATGGGGCCACAGACTTCTACTTTTACTTATCGTCTTATATATTTCTTCTCAAATACAGATTATCTTTCCTTTTAGTAGAccttatttaataaaatgatcATATATCCTAAATCTAAAGAAGAAAGCAATAAATATGACTTACCCTAATGAATTCAATAAGTGCATTATAAATGTAGGCTCCTTTTGGCAGAAAAAAGCAACTTCCAGGGCTGAGTTCATGAAAGAAATATAGTTCTTGGTCCTgggtaaaagaaaagcaaaagtatgtatacgtgtgtgtatatatacataaatttcaGTGTTCTTGAGCTCAGAATATGGTCATGATGTCCCGTATTTCAATCAGTGCCAATCCTGAATCAAAGAAACCATGTCAGTGTTTCTGGTGGTATAGAATTGCAGCTGATTTACAATTTGGCAGACGTGTAACACATGCCCTGCCTGTTATATtcctcaatccagtcaagtttcCCCAACAGTGGCAGGGAGTAAGGGTCCCTTCAGTTCTTTAACTATCCACTGCAGTACCTCTCACGGTTCTTAAATTCCTTAACGCTCCAAGATCTggatcttttttcatttattaatgtatttattttcttaataggaGTATCAGGAAGGAGACTGGGAAAAAGACACTGATAATGAAATAGATGATGGTAAAGTTGGCTGACTTTGGGTCATGGTGAAAGAAACACACCCTCCTACCTCCTTGCCAACATCCCCCTCCCCAAATGCCCAAAAGCCCTCAGGGAAGGGCCCATCAATCATTGCTGGCTGCCCCATGGCTGGAATGTCAGGTAGTCAGGGGTGCAAGGCAGTGGCTGCTACCTCCAGCTCAAGCTTCATAACCTAACAGCCAAGGACCCTGGCACAGAGTGCCTATTTTAGGGGGGAATGTTTTATCTAGCCTAACTTCCAGTTTAGAGGACATTCAGCAGTAACAGAGACAATGGGTAGAGGAAATGACAGCATAGGATCCATGTGCGACATGCTGCTAAACCTTGGGCAACAAGTAGGTTAATCTTTGTGGGActctgttttcacattttaaatgagTCAGTGAAACTAGATGGTTTCCATAGTTCTCCCAGCTCTATGAGAAGCTGTTATACTTCTTTCACAGAAAACCGTAGATCATCAGTGTTTGCTCTCAACAAAAGTAGTTCAAATGCATTTTTGTGCGGTACTGAGCATACTCCAGGCAGATAATGTGGACAATCAGTAAGTGCTTATAGTTCATACAGGACACAGCACCAGTTACTAAAAAGCTACAACATCTCTTCAAAACAAAATTCCTAGTACTTCATGCAGCTAAATTTCAAACTTCAAATGAAGTTGAAGAAAACTCAGTCTAGATACATCACTGTTCTTGAACATACCCTGCCAATTTTCCTATGATCTCGGTTTTTAGCTTCCTCTTGGAACTTCTCCCACTCTTTCAACATTTTAGGATCTGGGAATGAAATGCCATAAACTCTCTGGAGAGTCTCCATATCTGCTTTGCCTTCCCAGTAGGTGGAGGAATTCTGAAAACAAGGATTAACCATGAAACAACATTCAAATTTGTAAACATCTCACTTATTTTAACTCCCAATTGCTTTGAGGCCTTGTTACAGTAGTTACTCATTCTGCAGCACAAAGTGGGCTGTTTATTCTATCCTCGAAAATGCCCCTCCCTCAATCCacaggtgggtgcagtggctcatgcctgtaatcccagcactctgtgaagccgaggcaggaggatcgctcgagcccgggagttcgagaccagcctgggaaacacagggagaccccgttctttatttaaaaaaggaaaattgcccaggcatggtggtgtgcgcttatggtcgcagctactcaggaggctaaggcaggaggaccacttgagcctggagtgcagtggcacgatctccgctcactgcaacctcatttcccaggctcaagtggtcctccacTCTGTCTTTTtggggcaacacagcgagacccatTCTACACCCCAACACCCCCAAAACTGCCCACCCCTCAATACTCAACCACAATTCCACAAACATTACTTTGCCTGCAAAGGCATTTCTCACAAAATTAGCAAAAATAGAAATGAGccaataaaaaaaatcttgaaatgaCTCAATTATTCTCTTGAtttaaactgcattttaaaaacctCCATAAAATGTTTGTGAACTAGTATAAAACTGGGTTCTGTTAAAAACAACAACTTGGGAAATTATTAATTTAGACATATAAAGGGCAAAAGCACATACTCCTAGTGAGTCTCAAAGCTTTTATAGAGCCAGGATGGCCCATGCTGTATGATTTTGTAAAACCTCCATCCCCTGTGCTTGCTCTGGCAATGACAGCAAGTCAGTCACCCCTTGAGGGATTTCAATTATAAAATCTTCATGGCATACAGCTCCCAGTTAATAGCATGAGAAAATACCATCCTTTCATGTGCAACAGAAAATGGTAAAGAGAAATCAGTGAAAGTTTAAAACACACATCTAATCACAGACACATTCACATAGTCTTTAAAGTTACATTACttactttgtgtatttttaaagccTTAATTTTGCCCGTGTGTCTAACATGAGGACCCCGGCAGAGATCTATCAAAGGGCCACACctaaagataaaatgaaaggaattttaACAAAGACAAAATGACATACATACCAGATACATTTAATGACATCTAATATTCTCACCTATAGACTGTGGTAGTTGGAGTATTCACCTTTTCATTCAATATCCGACATTTGAACTTGTTGTactgaaaacaggaaaaattattcttttaaaaaattgtcctttaatttttacttctaaGTACTATAACTAAAATGTAGCACTGTATGAATATAAATGttgatatttcatattttaaaaacatgttgaaGGAATGGTTtgctaggaaaaaaatgaaattaaaaaaataataaaaacacttaaTTTTTGCTAAAGAACCAAATAGGCTTCAGCTTTAGTACATGGAACCCTAGTGGTGTCACTTCAACTAACATGAATAAATGATATTAACAGTGGGGGCCACACACTATGGTTCAATTTACCTTAAACATTGCCAGTAAAGTTTCTTTCTTAACTTCCAGTCTTTCAAaagcttgtttttctttaatgattttctTACATAAAGCCTCCAGAGAAGAGAAATCATTGCTAGACACACCCCTGAAGGAGAAGAAAGTATAATCTTTTCATTCCATTCGAATCACACCATGGCTTCgaaaaatgtttatttggaaTACTTCAAgggttttaatattaaaaaattagactATTGCATTATATCTTAGAATTCTAAACAAAACACTGTTCATAAGTAATTTTTACGTTTTATATTTTCAGTGGCTTCTACCTTGGTCATCCATGGAGACCTTTCTCACTAGTGACTCCTTCCCACAACTCTATCACCAGGTTTTAAAGGAGACGGGAGGACCAGTCTCCCTGAATTTGCCAAAACACCTTAGGACTGTACCTCCATCAATCTAGAACAGAGGTCTCATTAAATCCTCTATTACTTCAAGTAAACTGCAACACTTCAAATACTGATAATGGGCATACCTGATGAAGAAGCAGGGAGATCTATATCATTCCTCCCTTACTGAGAACTCTAAAAATAACTTATAGACCCATAGTCATTGACTTCAGTTTTCTTCATCTAGTTGATGGCTTACCCTTCTTCGAGGTACATGTCATAATAGAATCCGTTTTCTATTGGCGGACCGTAGCATAAACATCCACCATAGACCCTTTCCATGGCTTCGCCCATTATGTGAGCACTAGAGTGCCAATACAcctgaaaatttaaagaaaaatggcatGGTCTGAATCTTGGCATACAAGTTGTCAACTAAAGTGGTTGTTTGAAAGAGACAGATGATAACATTTATTATAAGTAAACCcaatatataaaatcctaaatTTCTAAATCTATAAACTACTATTTCTATCCATAGCCAAAGTAATTCAAAAGGCTTCCAATTACtaaagtgtatttttattttggaattcatCTGATTTAACTGTTTTCAAAcaaattaaactaaatttggcATCACTACTTAAATGGCATAGATTTTGTTCTCTGAAAACACCTGCTACTCACAATGTGACTATCTCATTGATTGCAATGGCCCAGGTTCTTTTGAGTCAATGTGCCCACAGCACCATGTCTCAGACACTGTGATCTGGCCTTCAGCTGGCTGTGGAACATCACTTAGAAATTACATGTTGTTACTGGCCCAAAACAAAGGTGGTACAACCCGACCACACAACACAATGACAAAACACAAGGACAAACATCTATACACTGAAATCAAATGGCAGTACTTGGTTTTAAAGTAATCACTGGGATGAGTCAGAATATACCCAAAgcaatgttttcaagatttagtATTAAGGTACCAAAGtgacattaaaaaattctcataaGAAACTTGAGGGCtccaaaatacatttgaaaactaCTAATCCACATACATAAGTGAACAATCACCACTAAAACAAAATACTTTGTTTCCCCTTATATGATACACGGCCatggagaattaaaaagaaaatcttgtcaTCAAATGTAGGTTGACTTTTATAGTGTTATCCAGCAGATTTGCATcttaagaggagaaaaaaatacagaaattttccAATAAATGGAGTGCTTTGAAGTAAAGTTCAAATTTATTTGTCAAATGTATGTATCTTGCTAAAGTGTTCATAGtttagaggccaggcgcagtggctcacacctataatcccagcactttgggaggccaaggtgggcagatcacttgaggtcaggagttcgagaccagctggccaacatggtgaaaccccatctctactaaaaatacaaaacttagccaagcgtggtagggcactcctgtaatcccagctacttgggaggctgaggcaggggaatcacttgaacctgggaggtggaggttgcagtgagccgagagtgcaccaccgcactccagtctgggcgacagagcaagactccattatttaaaaaaaaaaaattaaaataaaatagtgttcacagtttagaaaacaatttttacttGCTTAATCAATGTTTAATAAAATTCCCAAAACATTTTCCCTATTGAAGTGTCTAGTAATGAAAAGACTTATTCAACTttacctctttattttgtaagtcaagcacttttattattttcctaaatgAAGGACAAAATGAAGATTTCAAATATGACAATGAGACAACAATAAATGTTAGCCACCCAATCGCAGCAGGACTGAGCTGGAAAATACTGCAAATGTGAATCTGCATCCTAAAATTCAATGAATACTAAATCAGCAACTTACTGCCTGAGCTTCCTCATCCTCAAACTTGAGAAGCTCCAAGGTGCTATCTTCTTCCAGAGGGCGGTCCAGGTCCCACACAACATTATTTACTTTAGCAATAACAGTGTTGTCGGCCAGgccttgacttaaaaaaaaaaaaaagtccacacaTATATAAGAACACAAGAATCTAatttgaaaacaggaaaataaacactatttttattatatattgatttttttatattgatgtatctctatttttctgaaatgtaatgataaaaacaacaaattcCAAAAATGTACCTAAGAATGTAACTGGAAGATCCTGAAAATGCAGAGCATTATCATTTGACATTGAATGCCTCTTGTTTAAGCAGATATGGCAACTCTGATAAATAAGCACAATCAATTTCCAATGGTTTGAATAATCTTAATTTCTCCAACAAAtaaggtgtttttttaaaaaaatattttagagacagggtcttgctatgttgcccaggctggcctcctggcctgaagcaatcctccaatatcagcctctagagtagctgggacaactggcacaagtcaccacacccagctttctcTTAATACACCCACCTTTCTCTTTCTACAATGCTAAGCTATTTAGActccaaaggagaaaaaaacacaagCCCTACTAAATAACTTCTCTGTTCCTCTTCCTGCTTAAAATGTACACCAGATCCTTTCTTTGACCGACAATGCTAACCTCAGAATAAATTCTGCAAATGCCTATGataatatttataacaaatataAAGGTAAAATGAAAGACTAATAAAACTTTTCATAATGTGAGTAAAAATATTACACACCCAATATACAATATCAAACATAAAGTATCATCAAGTGATGAAATATCAGAGCACACAGAGTGTAAAAGCCACAGGAGTTCTGAGGAGGGAAAGCAGCACAGGTCAGAGTCATCTGGAAAAGCTTTGAGGATTAAGCACTCACAGGAAGAAAAGGGGAGCCCATGGCATTCCAGATGAAGGAATGGCCACAGACGCAAGCAGAGATGCAAGTGAAGAAAGGTTTATGCAGGAAGCTGTGTGACTAGAGCAGAGTTGAGTAAGGTGAGCCAGATTATACATCTAAATGCATAGCTAGAGAAATAACAGTCTAGAACAGCCTGGGCATCTCAACGAAGGTAGGCAACATTCTACACTGTGAAGAAAATGTACACACCCTTTACACTGTAAATCTCAAAGAAACCTACCACTAGAAGGCTTTAAGCTAGCCAGGCTTGCTGTGTTGGTGGTTCTCTATGTGTAAGGGTTTACAACCAAATGTATACAACTTCTCCTATGAAAGGAtcaagagagaagaaccaaacagaaagtAAACAACAAACTCCTTTCTATTTTCAATGCTCCTACTAACTTTACCATAGGTTATAGacaatgttttctttcctcctgaGATCAGATGgagtcaataaaataaatacatgcatttcACAAAACATAACATGAATTTGGCAGGGAGAAAtgtatttcaccatattggtgtAAAATAGTTTTCAGAAGATTAAAGAACTGGTAAGAAGGTTAATCATATTCTCTATATTCTTTGGAAAGAACATGACTTTTATCTTACAATCCAAATGGAGCCCCAAGATTCTAAGAATAGAGTTACTCTGAAAATGTAGATTACACATGGGCCACACTGGATCATTTCAATTTTTCAAAGAAGGGTAAAAACATCTGTAAGATTTGTAACaaaacggccaggcacagtggctcacgcctgtaatcccagcactttgggaggccgaggcaggcggatcatgaggtcaggagatgaagaccatcctggctaacacggtgaaacctcgtctctactaaaaatacaaaaattagccaggcgtggtggcgggcgcctgtagtcccagctactcacgaggctgaggcaggagaatggcgtgaatccaggaagcggagcttgcattcagtggagatcatgccactgcactccagcctgggcgacagagcgagactcggtctcaaaaaaaaaaaaaaaaaaaaaaaaaatttataacaaaaCTTCAAAGAAAAACCTTTTGACACAAATGGAACATGTCTTTTTTGTCCTTCCCTTTCATATTCACCATTAATTATGTGAATCTTTAAATAGCCTGTTATCAATGTTATAATTtttcacagaacaaaaagttATTCTGGCCTTCTGTAAAAATTTCATACAGTATTCTCAGTGCAGATCAGTGACTTAACTCCAGAGCTAAAGTCCATCAGTGTTTCATGTAattcaatcttttattttttttccccggagacggactctcgctatatcactgaggctggagtgcagtggctcaatcttggctcactgcaacctccacctcccgagttcaagctatcctcccacctcagcctccaagtagttgggactacgggtgtgtgccaccacacctggctaatttttgtatttttggtagagacagggtttcaccatgttggctgggctggtcttgaactcccgacctcaggtgatctgcctgcctcggcctctcaaagtgctgggattacagctgtgagtcaACGCACCCAGCTATGTAATTCAACTTAGAATTTTATAGatcttgaagaatatttttctacTGAAGACTTGATAAATTACAATGTAATCTAGATCAGCATTGTAGAAGGTAGAGGAAAAAGTTCCCAGACTAACAGAAACCTACATTTAATGACACAGCTACAATCTCATTGTGTGACAACAGAGGAATCTCTTAATCAACCTGACCTTCAAAATTATCTCTAAAATGAAAGGTTGAACTGATACTTAAAGGTCTATCCAGTTCTCTATGCTCTCACATAGAAACTTGCATGGTATTACAACTTTTTACTTCCTTTGGAGTACAGTAGAAGTACTTGTAGGTAGAAGCACTGAATGAATGGAAACACTCTATTCACATTGTAAAAAGTACTAACCAATGTCTGTGGTACAGTAGAGGCTCATGGCTCATAGGCCTAACCAAGGATTCAACTGCAAGGATTATACTGCTTCTACTAATTGTATAATAGGCTTACCAAGAATCAGCCACGTTGGTTCCCCAAACTGTTTTTGTGCTTGTTCTTTCACATGTTTGGTTCAACAATACAAAATTGATAATCAACCACATGACAATTCATATGGTGATTTCAAATCGTTCAATTCaatacataacaattataaataaacttaaaaatatataattataaaataatacgaGGGAATTATGGTTTCTATGAAAACAAAGTTGAATATTTGAGAAGGCTTGATAAATCcaagtcacacacacaaaaatactgtCAAGTTAGGTGTGACTCTACAACCACATGAAAACCTGCAAGGATTCTGCACTCAGACTACTTCTCAAATGTGTTAAGATAATGTAAGAACTCTAATTAGCACTCGCTATCCCCCAAAGCCTtgccatacatatatatattcactgttttatatatgtatataaagttattgaatacatatatattcacatattttaagTTGAAGTGTTTAAGACCAAGATTAgcaagctttttctgtaaaaggccacaCAAATATTTTACACTTTGCAGGCCAAACATGGTCTCTGTTGCATATTCTTCTTAGTTGTTTTATGTTttccaactatttaaaaatttaagaatcatttttggccgggtgtggtgggtcacgcctgtaatcctagcactttgggaggccgaggcgggcggatcacgaggtcaggagatccagaccatcctggctagcacagtgaaaccccgtctctactaaaaatacaaaaaattagccgggcatggtggcaggcgcctgtagtcccagctacttgggaggctaaggcaggagaacggcgtgaacccgggaggtagagcttgcagtgagccaagattgcgccactgcactctagcctgggtgacagagcaagactctgtctcaaaaaaaaaaaaaaatcatttttatttttggctttcagGACGTACACAAACCGATTATGACTCGAGTTTCCCAATACCTagtttaagatatatatatatatacatatatatatatgttttaccaACTATTATTTTGATAAACTGACCAATTATTGATCCCAATCATATCAGATTAAGAAAGCCTCTCCCCTATTACAAAATATGCATCTAATTCTCAGTTAATTGAAATAACTTTTTCCCACCCCAATAAAAGTTTTAAGACTAGGAATAGTCTTtcattgaatttataaaaatagtacctttttttcatgtgtcatgaTATGTTTCTTAACCTTTCCATGTGAGATTATCTAGCTTCATTTTTAACTTCAAAACCAAGACATTTAAGTCAAAATAGGTAAACACTGTCTACTTGGTTTTGTAACATTTACAATCATAGTAAGACTAAAAATATACAATGCCTCAAAAGATAATAAGACCAAAGTAAACTCTTTCAGAAATTAACTTTGAATTTTGACTACAAAGCTCTgtatcattttgatttttaaaaaacctcaagTAGGCCAAATTAAACAGATTAAAAACACTGAAcggtaacataaaaatattataagaatAAAACATGGCAAGATAATAAAGGAAGTTTAGTTAGACCACAAACTATGGAAGGTCAAGATGGGTGTAGCTTATACCTAATTCCACAGGCAATTAGATATGGTGTAGTTTTCCAAGATTCCGCATCAACCTGTTTACCATCAGGCAAAGTGACTTTAATTGGCTTGctatctttttctgccttttctgccAGAATGGAATCGTGTTCTGCTTTTAGTATATTATACATCTCAAGACGTGTGTAAATATATTCAGGCCAAGGATTCAACTGCAAGACAACAAATCAGGAAATAAATAATCAGTAAATATTGCTTTCCTATTTAGAAAtcggaaagaaataataaaaatacagaaacccaCGACTATTGATTCAATTTGGTAAATAAACACTGCCAAAATCACCTGGCGTTACCTCAATCTGGTTCTAAATGAAGGTAAAAGAAGGAATTAAATGTCCTATTCT from Symphalangus syndactylus isolate Jambi chromosome 16, NHGRI_mSymSyn1-v2.1_pri, whole genome shotgun sequence encodes the following:
- the TARS1 gene encoding threonine--tRNA ligase 1, cytoplasmic isoform X1, coding for MFEEKASSPSGKMGGEEKPVGAGEEKRKEGGKKKNKEGSGDGGRAELNPWPEYIYTRLEMYNILKAEHDSILAEKAEKDSKPIKVTLPDGKQVDAESWKTTPYLIACGIRPSLALSPRLECSGMISTECKLRFLDSRHSPASASQGLADNTVIAKVNNVVWDLDRPLEEDSTLELLKFEDEEAQAVYWHSSAHIMGEAMERVYGGCLCYGPPIENGFYYDMYLEEGGVSSNDFSSLEALCKKIIKEKQAFERLEVKKETLLAMFKYNKFKCRILNEKVNTPTTTVYRCGPLIDLCRGPHVRHTGKIKALKIHKNSSTYWEGKADMETLQRVYGISFPDPKMLKEWEKFQEEAKNRDHRKIGRDQELYFFHELSPGSCFFLPKGAYIYNALIEFIRSEYRKRGFQEVVTPNIFNSRLWMTSGHWQHYSDNMFSFEVEKELFALKPMNCPGHCLMFDHRPRSWRELPLRLADFGVLHRNELSGALTGLTRVRRFQQDDAHIFCAMEQIEDEIKGCLDFLRTVYSIFGFSFKLNLSTRPEKFLGDIEVWDQAEKQLENSLNEFGEKWELNSGDGAFYGPKIDIQIKDAIGRYHQCATIQLDFQLPIRFNLTYVSHDGDDKKRPVIVHRAILGSVERMIAILTENYGGKWPFWLSPRQVMVVPVGPTCDEYAQKVRQQFHDAKFMADIDLDPGCTLNKKIRNAQLAQYNFILVVGEKEKISGTVNIRTRDNKVHGERTISETIERLQQLKQSRSKQAEEEF
- the TARS1 gene encoding threonine--tRNA ligase 1, cytoplasmic isoform X2, translating into MFEEKASSPSGKMGGEEKPVGAGEEKRKEGGKKKNKEGSGDGGRAELNPWPEYIYTRLEMYNILKAEHDSILAEKAEKDSKPIKVTLPDGKQVDAESWKTTPYLIACGISHTASCINLSSLASLLASVAIPSSGMPWAPLFFLQGLADNTVIAKVNNVVWDLDRPLEEDSTLELLKFEDEEAQAVYWHSSAHIMGEAMERVYGGCLCYGPPIENGFYYDMYLEEGGVSSNDFSSLEALCKKIIKEKQAFERLEVKKETLLAMFKYNKFKCRILNEKVNTPTTTVYRCGPLIDLCRGPHVRHTGKIKALKIHKNSSTYWEGKADMETLQRVYGISFPDPKMLKEWEKFQEEAKNRDHRKIGRDQELYFFHELSPGSCFFLPKGAYIYNALIEFIRSEYRKRGFQEVVTPNIFNSRLWMTSGHWQHYSDNMFSFEVEKELFALKPMNCPGHCLMFDHRPRSWRELPLRLADFGVLHRNELSGALTGLTRVRRFQQDDAHIFCAMEQIEDEIKGCLDFLRTVYSIFGFSFKLNLSTRPEKFLGDIEVWDQAEKQLENSLNEFGEKWELNSGDGAFYGPKIDIQIKDAIGRYHQCATIQLDFQLPIRFNLTYVSHDGDDKKRPVIVHRAILGSVERMIAILTENYGGKWPFWLSPRQVMVVPVGPTCDEYAQKVRQQFHDAKFMADIDLDPGCTLNKKIRNAQLAQYNFILVVGEKEKISGTVNIRTRDNKVHGERTISETIERLQQLKQSRSKQAEEEF
- the TARS1 gene encoding threonine--tRNA ligase 1, cytoplasmic isoform X5, translated to MEVELSQGLADNTVIAKVNNVVWDLDRPLEEDSTLELLKFEDEEAQAVYWHSSAHIMGEAMERVYGGCLCYGPPIENGFYYDMYLEEGGVSSNDFSSLEALCKKIIKEKQAFERLEVKKETLLAMFKYNKFKCRILNEKVNTPTTTVYRCGPLIDLCRGPHVRHTGKIKALKIHKNSSTYWEGKADMETLQRVYGISFPDPKMLKEWEKFQEEAKNRDHRKIGRDQELYFFHELSPGSCFFLPKGAYIYNALIEFIRSEYRKRGFQEVVTPNIFNSRLWMTSGHWQHYSDNMFSFEVEKELFALKPMNCPGHCLMFDHRPRSWRELPLRLADFGVLHRNELSGALTGLTRVRRFQQDDAHIFCAMEQIEDEIKGCLDFLRTVYSIFGFSFKLNLSTRPEKFLGDIEVWDQAEKQLENSLNEFGEKWELNSGDGAFYGPKIDIQIKDAIGRYHQCATIQLDFQLPIRFNLTYVSHDGDDKKRPVIVHRAILGSVERMIAILTENYGGKWPFWLSPRQVMVVPVGPTCDEYAQKVRQQFHDAKFMADIDLDPGCTLNKKIRNAQLAQYNFILVVGEKEKISGTVNIRTRDNKVHGERTISETIERLQQLKQSRSKQAEEEF